A window of Phacochoerus africanus isolate WHEZ1 chromosome 11, ROS_Pafr_v1, whole genome shotgun sequence genomic DNA:
CAAGCACTTGGAAGCTGAGCATGGCTCATGGTCCAGTCAGCACACCGTCTCCCAGCAGAAGGCCCCGGGCCCCCAGCAGGGCGCCACCCAggctccctgcctgcctcccaccgTGAAAAGGGACGCCCCAGCCCTGTGCGGGGCAGCTGTGTTGGGCCGTGTGGGCCGGGCTTGGAGCAGCCCTGAGCCGcgtggagagaggaggagaaaccCCGAGGCTGCCTCCGCCTCCCGGGGCACACATGGGGCCCGGGCGCGAGCTGTCGCCTCCAAGCCGCTGCACCAGCCGCTTCTCTGACGGGACAGAGGGGCCCGCCTCCTTCTACGCGTGTTTGCGGTGACCGCTCGGCTGGACTCTCGCTGGAGCTCGTGCCACTTGAACTACGGTGGCACATTCGAGTTGGGTTGTTCTCTACACGTGTCCATCCCCGCGGTAGCATCTGAGAGGACGCCGTGGCTAAGGTCACCCTTTGCCCGGCGCCGCATGGGGTGCCACTAATCAGAGCCAACGTCTCGCTGCCAGGCCCGGTTAGCGCTAAGCCCTTCACGGGCGCTAAGTCCTGGATTCCTCACGGAAACTCTGAGAAGAGCGCCACTTTCGCAGTGATTTTAAAGCAGAGAGGCTCCGAGGAGGCTCCGGCGTCCTGTAGGCAAAAGTGTCCCACGAGCCGGGACTGAGGGAACTCCACGTAACTGGTCAGCCTTTTCGAAAGGCCGCTGTCTGCAAACCCAGAGAAGGCCCGGGAGCGCCTCCAGATTTAAGTTGACTGAACCTGACAGCCGAATACCATGCAGGGTCCAGACTTGCATTTTGCCGTAAAAGAATATTATCGGGGGAACCGATGAAATCTGAGTGGGGTCTGTAGACGAGGGAACAGCATTAGACCAGTGATCCTTCCCTGGTTTTGGTCATGGTGCTGAAACTTGGCAACGTCAAGAGAAAAAGTTCAGAGAACAAGAACCCGCGTGTCAGAACTGGGAAGGTGTCTCGAGCGTCCCCTCCCAGCCCGCTGCGGATGCAGTGCTGGGGCTTTCTGTGCAGGTCCCTGCCTGGTCCCCCAGGCTGCTGAGGCCCCATTTCCCAGATgcgggtggggaaggggaaggggtttGCATCAGGCCTCTGGCTACTCGGGACCGTTCCCAGGCTGGAAAGCTGGCTCTGTGCGGTCAAGGTCCGTGCTCCTCTATGGACTAAGTGCGGCGGCAGGACAAGGCGGGTCCTCCTGGAGCAGCGCTGGAGGGCAGGCTCCGGGGCAGAAGCAAATGAGGTCCATTTGCGGGCTGGAAAGGGCCGTCCCTGGATTCTGCAGGGAGCAGAGCCAGCAGGGCCAGGCAGGATGCGCTCAcgtgtggtgggggggggctcgGCTGGCAGGTGGAGTGGCCGGTAGGGTGGTGGCACAATGCTTCCAGCGGGGGAAGTGACCCAGGGCCGGGTGGGCTGGGCCTCTTGGGGAAGAGGACTGGCCTTGAAGGAACCCGCCGGGAGGTGGGGGTCGTGCTGTCCTGACCGGAGGCAACGGCGGGTCCAGGCGCCGGTGGCCTTGGCGCTTTGGAGGAGACTGAGAGCTGGATCCGAGGGCCAGGCTGGCCCCGGCCAGGTGGGCAGGAGTTGCCGACGACGCTGGCCAGGCCTGGCAGACCCCCCCCCTCGGGGGCGCTGAAGAGCCCAGTGACCTCTGGCAGGCCCTCCCGGTCCCCTGGGCCGTCTGGCTTTTCCCAGATTAAAGAGCTGAGGGTGAGTGTCTGGCAGCCGATGAGTCAGACCTGGAGGCCACCTCCTTTCACCACGAGGCCGCCCAGGGaagtggcgggggtggggctggcccAGCTCCCCTCAAATGTCGCCCCCCTCACACCCACCCCGTGAGACGTAGGGGAACGCACGGGCTGAGTGAGTTGGTTTCGCCGGACCCCGTGAGCGCCTCTGAGCGTGAGCGCACGTGCGTGTGCAAGGCCCAGCCGCAGCCATTGtaaaaatcagtgttttcatgGGTGAGTAGTAATTACTGAGTAATGCTTTAAAACCTTTCCTGAAGGAGCGCAAAGctgttttttttctaaagtcaGGAGTGCATTAAAAGGATTACCATGTAGATTTGATTTTTAGATAACACTAAAATGGAGCCCAAATGGACTTCAGCAAAGGGATGCTATCTTCTTAATGGAAAGTGCATGGCCCGAGGCTCAGCTCCCAGAGCCGGGCACGGGGGAGGTGTCTGCAGGGCTGACTGgcaggctgggtgggggctggggaggcagggcagggagggagagcccagaccctctggggagggaggaaggagcgcTGCCACCTTAGAGCCCCTTCCCCTTTCAGGAGTGTCCTCGAGTCCCCTGGGCCGGCCCAGTGACAGCGGACAGTGTGGGGGGTTCCATCGGGAGCCAGGGCTCACCCTCCCCAGACCTCAGCCTCTCCAGGAGGAGAAAGCTCTGGGTCCCCAGTGCTCGGCCAGGCCAGCCTGGCGTTCTTGTCTCAGTGGACAGCAGACACTGGCAGAAGCCACGTGGCTTCTTAAGAGTTCTCCAGggcccagggagcagaggccagCAACCCCAGAGCAGCACGTTCAGGCCTTACAGCGCACCTGCTGTGCGCCAGGCCCAGCCTGGGGGACCTGGGGCAGCGTGTGTCTTCACTCCGCATGCCTCGCTGGGTCCTCCTGGGGCCCAGTCCCACCGCAGATGGACCTGCCGGCCACCTCgtggtccctggccctgcaggcTCAGCCTCTCTAGGAGCCAAGCCAGATGGAAGATGTAAGCTGGTGGGCCAGGTGTGTCCCCTGAGTAAGGATGTTCCAGCCAACTCACCCCATGCCGGCGGCAGTGCACGTCTagggctctggggtgggggtggggactcaGGACTGCTGGCAGGGAGCACGCCTGCTGCCAGCGCAGGGGAGCAAGGGGAACGCCAGCCTTGGGGGGACTGGTGGAGGCTTGGCCTGGAGTTTATCGGTGTGGCTACGCTGGCCAGTGCTGCTGCTCCCTCCACAGGCCCCGGGGACGGTGGTTGTCCCCTGGGAGCCCCCTGACCTCCCCACATCCACCTCTtgggacccctcccccacctgctcgCTGGAGGCCGGAGCTCTGTGACCGGGCTGGCCCCTGTCAGCAGAGACCTGGGCAGGCCTGAGGGACACTGTCTTCCTGGGAGCCCATGGCTCCTGCAGACCAATTAACCTTTAGAGCTGCATTAAGGAAATTAGGCAGCCAGCCTCCCAGCGAACAGATGGGCCGTGTGGGGACCGGCGGGGCCGGAGGAGACAGCCCATCACgcctgccctgcctcctcccgCCCTCACCTGGCCACCCCCCGGGCCCTGGAGGCCACCCCTTTTCAGAGAGTCTGAGGAGGCGGGGAGGCTGGGAGAAGGACCGGAGGCCGGCTTGATCGGGGCTGACGTCTGGCCTCCGTTTCCCCGTCTGCAGAATAGGGTGTTTGCCTGGAAGCACACGGCCGGCCCCTGCGACCTGACCTGTGTGGACTCTGAGGCTGAGGACCTCGGGAGCGGGAGGCAGGGTCCCGGCCTGGCAGAGGGCACGGAAAGCAAGCAGCTcgggctctggcggaggccacgggggagggaggccagggatgggggcCGAACCCAGACCCCAGGGGACACGGTGGGCACAGGAGGAGGGCGGCCTCCAGCGGCTGGAAAACCGAGGACGCAGGCAGGAGCGTGCTGTTCCCTCCAGGGTGACCCCCAGTGTGCTTGGGCCTGCGTCAGGGAACGAGCACCCCAACCAACCCCACCGCCGTTAGAAGGGCTCTGAGACCCCTCTCACAGGCAGCGGCCGTCCAGCCAGGCTCGagactgcccccgccccccgtgcTTCCCCCCAAGCCTTGTCTTCACACGAGGACACACACAGGGACATCCAGGCCCCCGGGACATCTGTTCCTACCTCCTTCTCGGGCGGCTCCTCCCTGTGGCCCTGGGAGGGGGACCAGGGGCCTGTGCCTCTGCACACACCTGTGCCCGTGCCTGCAGGCTGTGCCCGTGGGCACGGGGCGCTTGCCTGTGGGAgttctgcccctccctccaggcaaGGCCACACTGAGATACCTGCCCTTGTACCTCGCCACCTTCTTGTCTGTTGGGAAGCTCACCTGGGCCTGAGGTTCTTATCCTGGCAGGACAAGCAAGGGTACAGAGGCACGCGGGAACCCTCCCTCTCTCAGGCCAGGGCAGGTAGGGAGCAGGAGCAACTGGGCTTCTgcacctcccagccccagccccagcccccagcgccGGCCCACCTGGGGGTTTATCGGGGGGCATCTCCCTTTCTTCCTGACACCTGCACGGCTCTGTGTGAACAGACCAAGAGGCTGTAGCCTCATGTGTTGGGTTAATCTAGTCAAGTACACAGCAGTGGGAGCACGTCTCCAGGTGGCAGAAAGATCTGGAAGGCCTCATGGGCCATCAGCCCCCTGATGAGGttctgttttagggctgcagaaACGAGcccgtgggctggtggctgcgtGGGGAGGCCCGGGCCTGCTGGGGAtcacagggcccagggcccagtggCTGGATGGAGAGCCGGACGTGGGGGGGCCAGGCCTTGGGGCTCGCTGCGTGCCTGCAGCAGAGCAGACGCAGGCTCCAGCCCTGCGGAGGGCCCCTCACCGGGTGGGGAGGAGGCCGGACCGGGGCCAGGGAACGTGATTGCTGGGGAGACAGGGCGGCTCCTGGGAGCCCCCGCCCTGGAGGCGGCCGCAGAATGGGCCCCGAGGGGGGAGCCCCAGGGCCCACCGTGCCCATCTGTCTGTCGCCTGTCCCCCGCAGGCGTGCCGATGCTCTCGGTCCAGCCCAAAGGGAAGCAGAAGGGCTGCGCGGGCTGCAACCGCAAGATCAAGGACCGCTACCTGCTGAAGGCGCTGGACAAGTACTGGCACGAGGACTGCCTCAAGTGCGCCTGCTGCGACTGCCGCCTGGGCGAGGTGGGCTCCACCCTGTACACCAAGGCCAACCTCATCCTGTGCCGGCGCGACTACCTGAGGTGGGCCGCCTGCcccccccctctgcccccccctccatgccccccccccgccgcccaggGCGGTGCGGCTCTGCCCACTCCAGCCCGGGCCCCGCCCCTCGGGCCCAGTGCCCGCCCCGCCCCAGACGGGCCTCGGTGCCCATGGGCACCAGAGAAGCTTCCCAGGACAGCAGGCTGCCCCTTCCTGGAATCCAGGAAGGGGCCCCCTCGGAGGGGCCTCCAGGAGCAGGAGGGTGGGAAGCCCTGACCTCCCTGGACCCCTCTGGTCTGAAGATGCCCCCGACTCCTCCACCGCCCTGGCTGGGAGCCCGGCAGGGAGCCAGACCCGAGCAGAAGAGCCTCTGACCTTGGGGCTTAGAGACCACACTGGGGACCAGTTCTGAGCTTGGCTTCTTAGTGCCCCCGCCTCAGTCTACCCCTTGGTGACTGGTGAAAAGGCCAGCACTTGAACCCTGCCTCAGTTCCTCAGAGCTCCCGCTGCCCCTGCCCCGCAGCCTGGACCCTTTCCCGGGGCCGCCTCACCCATGACCCCCCTCGGGCCGAGCATGACATCAGCAAGGCTGGAAGGAGGCCACAAAGCAGGGGCCTTGGCTGAGACCCAGCATCTGCATTTGGCTCCCTGCGGGCTGCTgggtggggcggggcctggcggGGGCGGAGGCCCCCTGCCTTAATAAGGAGGTGGGCCCAGGGATTCAGGGGCTCCCTTGGCccaggactggggtgggggggagttatCAACACGGGCTCCCCTCTTTCCCCAGGATTTACCTGCCCGCTCCTTCTCTTTTAAAACTTCTGCCTTTTGCAGgagtttgttttattattttaaatggtgcTGAAAACCAGGACGAGTGATTCAGGGCTCCTGGCGGGGCTGGAGGAGAGATGCCGAGGTCAGGGGAGAGGTCACCCACCTGCTTCTGGGGACTTGCCCTCGGCAGCCTGGGAGGGGCCTCCAAGTCCAAGGTTTAGGACCTCACCTGGAGGCTGAACCTGCCAGGTTGAGGGGAGGATGGCAGGCTGTCTGACGAGTCCACAGGACCTGGAGAGGGAGGACTGCCATGCAGGATGGGCCCTTCCATAGAGCTCAAGCACCCACAAGCCTCCTGGGCCCTGCCAGCGCCTGGAGCCTGAAATATTTTCCtgggctctggcagaggccaagGAATGCCCTTGGGGCCAGGTAGGgcagtgggctggggtggggctggggtggggctggggcttccTGGAGCTGCTCAGCCCAGAGAATGGCCGTCCAGAGCCTGCCCCTCTGCAGCCACTGGACTGGTGGTAAGAAAGGCCCTTCTTGGCAGGCAGATGCTGTGGCCCGGCCTTTGTCTGCCTTAATCTGAGCCACCAGGCAGCTCAGGCTGATGAATAATGGAGCCGAGCTCATCTGCAGGTGCCTGCGTTTGAGCTCCGGACAAATCAGGGATTAGGGGGCCTCGCGCCTGCCTCTCAAGGCCCTCGCCTCACTTGGGGCTTCCTCTGCCACCGTACAGAAAGGGAGCGGACCGCTCGCGCATCCAGCCAAGGATGGGCCtatgtggggagggaggagccctCTGTCCTTGGAACTTTGCAATTGGCAACTACGAGGAGGTGCCAGTCGTCCTTGGAATGTCCTTTTGGCATCTGTTCTGTTTTAGAAGCATCTTTGAACGGGATCGTCTAGTCCAACAGTCCCACTTTAAAGAAGGATAAACTGAGgtccaagaaaagggaaaagggagagacGTCACAGCCTGAGTTCCTGAAATAGGACCAGAAAAAGGCCTCTGCACAGGCTGTTGTCAGAATGCAATGACTTGGTCTGTGGGAAGCccctagagcagtgcctggcacgtagcaGGCAGCGTCTGGGTGTTTACAGAAGGGCCGTGACTGAGTGTTTCGTTTTCACAAGCCTGCGAAGGATGTATTTAGGTCCCCATTTTATACTTGAAGtgagtgaggctcagagagacccAGTGACTTGCCTGAGGACACACAGCCCACGATAGGCAGACTGCCTCTAAATTCAGGCTTGTGTGAATCTGGAGTCCTTAGCCTGGGGTCTTTGGGTAGCCGCCGAGGGAGCTTGCTTGAGGGACCCTAGTGGGAGCCAGAGGACAGGAGGGCGAGTCAACCCAAGGCCCACCCAGGTCTCCTCCTTGCGTGGATATGCTGATCTGAAGCCGGACCTCTTAGCAGAATTAGACCCTTCCGTGTATCTTCCTCCCCTCTCGCCCAGGCCCACCTACTGAACCGCAGGGgttgggggcaggtggggcccCGGCTGCAGGCAACTCCCCTGCCCTCCCGCCAGCCCCCGCGGGCCCCTGAGCTCTCCGCTCCCTTCCCTCTGCAGGCTCTTTGGCACCACGGGAAACTGTGCCGCCTGCAGCAAGTTGATCCCAGCCTTCGAGATGGTGATGAGGGCCCGGGACAACGTCTACCACCTCGACTGCTTCGCCTGCCAGCTCTGCAACCAGAGGTGGGTGGTGGGCTGCCACAGGCCCAATGCACTCAGCAGACCCCGCTGCCACCTGCTGCCAGGTCTCTTGCAAACATGGGTTCTATGTGTGCGTGTTGCTGGGagcatgtatgtgcatgtgtgtattttatgTACACGTGGGCTTGGTAGCCAGTTATGTGCCCTCCAGTACCGTGTGTGCACATGAGTAGAGCACAGCTCCACACAGACACAACGGACAGGGCTGTGAATGAGCCGTGCGCATTGTGTTGTGGCCATGCGTGCATTTTTACACGTCCACGTGCAAGGGGGTCTGTGTGGGCTGTCTGCAGGACGGGTGAGTTTGCCTGTGCATGCATGTTTCTGAATGTACGTGTACAAGAGCCCTGCGTGTGCTACCTATGGATACACGTAGGTGTGTTCTCGTGAGAAGGTGGAGGGTGAAATAGCCTTTAGAATTTCGCTCCTGTGACTCTTCTTCCAGCCCAGCCCCCTTTCTGGTGTGTTGGCCCCCAGCTTACTGTGCCCCCAGCCCTGTGGGAGGCCCCGGGGATCTAAGGAGCCAGAGCCCTTTAGCCCTGGCTGAGGCTGAGCCCCAGAAGGCAGGCCCTTTTGTCAGGAGCCCCCAGGTCAGGAAGGAGCTCATGCAAGCGTTGCCAGAGGGTGAGGTCCAGAGGGACCTACCTAAGCTGGTTTGGAGGAAGCGGTTTGGAGGAAGCGCTGCCCCGACCACCGCCAGGAGGGCTCGGTGAAGTTGCAGTGCCACCTGGTGGTTGAAAGAGGACCGGCTGGGCCTGGGCGTGTCACCCTGGGGTCCCACGAAAAGCCTTAGCTACCCTGGGGACATCTTTGGGGTAAGGGCTGAACCCTCCAGGACTTGAAGAGGACCgggaagggcagggggcaggatgGGGCTTTCTTTAGGTAGAACAGAAGCGGGGTCAGGGTCACCTCCTCCTGAGAGGTGGTTGGGAAAACCTCAGATTCTGTTCAGAGAAAAGAGTGCCCTTAACTGAGCCACTTCCTTACCTTGGAGAGGGGAACAGAGGATTGGAAAAGTCAGCCAGTTTattccccctcctccatctcctcctctccctccactccccctccactccccctcctccatctccctcctccacctcctcctccacctcctcctcccctcctccacctcctccactcccctcctccacctcctccactccccctcctccggctcctcctccccctccacctcctccactccccctcctccacctcctccactccccctcctccacctcctccactccccctcctccatctccctcctccacctcctccactccccctcctccgtctcctccaccccctcctccatctccctcctccacctcctccactccccctcctccacctcctccactccccctcctccatctccctcctccacctcctccactccccctcctccgtctccctcctccaccttctccactccccctcctccaccacctcttcctctccctcctccccactctcccgccactcccctcctcccctccctcctcctctccctctccacctcctccactccccccctcctccaccgcctccactccctcctccgtctgctctctcctccactccccctccccctcctcacctcctccactccccctcctccatctccctcctccacctcctccactccccctcctccaccctcctccactcccccttcctccacctcctccactccccctcctccatcctccctcctccacctcctccactccccctcctcctctccctcctccaactcctccactcccctcctcctcctctccctcctccacctcttccactccccctcctccccctcctcctctccctcctccacctcctccactccccctcctccgtctccctcctccacctcctccactccccctcctccacctcctccactccctcctccgTCTGCTCCTCTCCCCTGCACACTCCTCTCTGGGGCTTTCCCTCTGTCCCTGTCCCCTCTCCATTTCTCCTCTCCAGCACTGAGGGACATTGCTtctgcccacccctgcccccacctccccgggAGCCCCAACGGGAGGAGACGTGGCCCAGGCTTAGGTGTCTGGCCtgcagcccaggctgggggtgggccgAGCCAGCAGGACTGACCAGGTTGGCGTGGGACTTCTGGGAAAGCTCAGGAGCAAACTCCCTTGTCCCcctcctgggctgggcagggtcCTGGCTGGACGCCCGTCCTCCGGGCCCTCCACGGCCGCTCTCTGCCGCTTGGCTCTTGCAGGTTCTGTGTGGGAGACAAGTTCTTCCTGAAGAACAACATGATCTTGTGTCAGCTGGACTACGAGGAGGGGCAGCTCACCGGCGCCTTCGAGCCGCAGGCTCAGTAACGCCCGTCCCGGCCTCCAGGCCCGCCCGCCCGGCCGGCTGGCCGCTCTCCTGCGATTGCAGCTCCGCCGCCCGTCTGTGTGTGACCCTCCcggggccaggctgggcctgTACAGTCTGTCTTCTGTATATAAATGggaacatttattttatgacaAATGTAATGCGATTTTATTACTGGCGTGGATTAAACTTATGAATGTTCCGGGGAGGTGGCTCCGCATTGATCACGTGACTGACGCGGACCTGGGGCCCCTCCCCTTGGTCCTTGGCAGGGCGGGGGCCCTGGAGGCGGGCATGGGGCTGCAGCGTGCGCTGTTGCCAGGGCAGGGAGCTCCAGGTGGGCTCTAGGGGGagaagctggagggagggagcacCCCCACCGCAGGTGGGACCtgggctgccccccgcccccaacagaGCACGTACCCTGGGCCCCCAGGAGGCAAGAGGAGAACCGCCCCTCCCTGGGCGCCTGTGTCACATCCCCTCACTGAGAGCCCTGACTGCCTGGCAGCCACCTGGCCCTGGTCTGTTTCTATGATAGGGCCCCAGATCCTGAGCTCCCTGTGGTGGCAGCACCATCCTTCACTTTCTGAGGGGCGGGCAGGGTTTGctgtcccctccctgcagcctgggCCCGAGGCAGGGCCTGGCTTTCTTCTCCTGGGTGAGTGGGAACAGCCCTGAATCCTGGGACATGGCCC
This region includes:
- the LMO1 gene encoding rhombotin-1 isoform X2, which codes for MMVLDKEDGVPMLSVQPKGKQKGCAGCNRKIKDRYLLKALDKYWHEDCLKCACCDCRLGEVGSTLYTKANLILCRRDYLRLFGTTGNCAACSKLIPAFEMVMRARDNVYHLDCFACQLCNQRFCVGDKFFLKNNMILCQLDYEEGQLTGAFEPQAQ
- the LMO1 gene encoding rhombotin-1 isoform X1; its protein translation is MTDSGRLGAEASRGLPGFHAVLAPLPSLENELGSASWMMSDHWQEPSHPSRALSQGVPMLSVQPKGKQKGCAGCNRKIKDRYLLKALDKYWHEDCLKCACCDCRLGEVGSTLYTKANLILCRRDYLRLFGTTGNCAACSKLIPAFEMVMRARDNVYHLDCFACQLCNQRFCVGDKFFLKNNMILCQLDYEEGQLTGAFEPQAQ
- the LMO1 gene encoding rhombotin-1 isoform X3, coding for MVLGPEAGVPMLSVQPKGKQKGCAGCNRKIKDRYLLKALDKYWHEDCLKCACCDCRLGEVGSTLYTKANLILCRRDYLRLFGTTGNCAACSKLIPAFEMVMRARDNVYHLDCFACQLCNQRFCVGDKFFLKNNMILCQLDYEEGQLTGAFEPQAQ